From the Nostoc sp. PCC 7107 genome, the window GTTTCTACTCTGGGGTTTGGCTTACTGTGTTGATTTATAAGTTTTCTTAAATAATTAAATGATAGTAACCGCATTCCCAGCCGTACTAATCCTAGTAAAACGAACGTACCTAATAAAAATTGGCGATCGCTGTTGGTTAGTTGCAGTATTTTAAGCAGATACTTCATTCTTAATTTCGATCAATCCTTTCGCTGCTAAGTCTTCTAGCAAAGCCGAAATATCAAGTTTACATACCTCTGCTGCTACTTCATATTCTGCTAAGATGGCATCTTGAATTTCTTGGATAGTCTTGGGTGACTGAATGAAATTCCATATACTAGCCCCTACTTGATTCAGTCCATAGTAAGCACCAGATTTAATATCAAGGATAACCACTTCTCCTTGTAATTCTGAACAAATTTGTTCTCTTGAGGCTACTACACTAAGGTTTTCAGATGAACTTAATTTTGTCAGCATTATTGTGGTGTATTCACTGAATTTTAATTGTTTATACTAAAGTAACTTTATATCATTATTGTGGAAATTACTGTGACGTAAAAGTTATATCTTCATCCTTTATTTTCAAACTAGCTAACTTTATAAAGCAATTGTGAAGTAATATAATATAGTCATATAGCTTTACTCTCTGTAGTTAATTCGTCTACTCAATTAGAAATGTTCAACGGCATATTAAAGTAATAAATACATCAACTACCAGTTAAGTAATTTCCATGACTAAAAAGTTTCTGATGTTTTTAATTGCTTAGGATACAAGTATTGAGATGCAACGAAGTCACATTTTTGACTGGAAAAAAAGGCAAAAAATAACTACAAGTATGCAACGATAAAAAGTATACTTGTTTTCCTATCTATCAATGACAAAAATAATATTTCAAAATTATTTCCCTGAAGTCAATATATCTTTTGAAGGATATCTCACCTTGACTTGAGAACTATTCATAATTTAAATTGGCTTGCTAAGAATGTAATTGACCTTTGTGGACAAAGTAATAAGCAAAAAGTTCCCGAAGCCAAAGATAAGTTCTTCAGGACACTCAGAATAATTGCTGAAGCTCAAAACTTATATCGGGATGACTGGATTCGAACCAGCGGCCCCTTCGTCCCGAACGAAGTGCGCTACCAAGCTGCGCTACATCCCGCTAAAAATAGCAAATACTTTCCCTATAATATCACAAATGTATTGAAAAAGCGAGTAGACAGAGAAACTAAAAAACAAGCTGATATTGAACTGTATGGGGCAGGAGAACAAAATGACCAATGACAACTATATATATAGATTGCTTGCTACGATTAGATTTGTATAACTTTTAGTGGTAAGAGTGGATTGTGACTGTTAACCAAAAGCCAGACTGGTTGCGAGTAAAAGCGCCTCAATGGGAGCGCGTCGGTAACGTTAAAGAAATTTTGCGGGATTTAGCACTCAATACGGTTTGTGAGGAAGCGTCCTGTCCGAATATTGGTGAGTGCTTCAATGCAGGTACTGCCACTTTTTTGATTATGGGGCCAGCTTGTACCCGTGCTTGTCCTTACTGTGATATTGATTTTGAGAAAAAGCCGAAACCTTTAGACCCTACAGAACCAGCTAGATTAGCAGAAGCAGTTCGCCGTATGAGGCTGAATCATGTCGTAATTACTTCTGTCAACCGAGATGATTTACCAGATGGCGGCGCTTCCCAGTTTGTGGAGTGCATTACAGCGGTGCGTAGTGTCTCACCTCACACCACAATTGAGGTATTAATTCCTGACTTATGTGGTAACTGGAATGCTTTGGAGATAATTCTACAAGCTAGTCCAGAGGTACTCAACCATAATACAGAAACAGTTCCTCGCCTTTATCGTCGGGTACGTCCCCAAGGAAAGTACGATCGCACTCTTGAATTATTGCAGCGATCGCGGCAAATTGCACCTTGGGTATATACTAAATCTGGCATCATGGTGGGCTTGGGCGAAACCGATAGCGAAATCCGCCAAGTCATGCAAGACTTACGCGCCGTCGATTGTGACATTTTGACAATTGGGCAATATCTCCAGCCCAGTCAAAAACATTTGCAAGTCGATGCGTTTATTACCCCAGAACAATTTGCTGCTTGGCAAGCATTTGGTGAAGAACTAGGATTTTTACAAGTAGTGTCTTCTCCCTTAACCAGAAGTTCATATCATGCTGAACAAGTCAGGAAATTAATGCAACGTTATCCCAGACCAGTGCTGATAAATCAGTGAACAGTTATCAGTAAACAGTGAACACGGAGTAGACTTGATAACTGATAACTGAATAACTGTTGAAAGTGGTGCAAGAAATTACTATTGCAATTTTGGGTGCAGGCGCTTGGGGTACAGCTTTAGCAAATCTAGCAGCGGCCAATGGTCATAGTGTTAGACTGTGGTCGCGTCAAGGAACAAAAACACTTGAAGCCGTTATCCAAGATGCTCACATAGTGCTATCTGCTATTTCTATGAAAGGGGTAAGAATTGTAGCTTCGCAAGTACAATCTTACCTCCTTTCACCAGAGACAATTTTTGTCACAGCCACCAAAGGGTTAGATCCACAAAGCAGCGCTACGCCGACTCAAATTTGGCAAGCTGCATTTCCTCATCATGCAGTAGTTGTATTATCTGGCCCAAATTTATCAGCAGAAATTCAACAATCATTACCAGCTGCTACTGTCGTGGCCAGCAATAACATCACTGCGGCGGAAAGAGTGCAGTTAATATTTTCTGCACCGCGTTTCCGCGTTTATACCAATCCCGATCCTCTAGGTGTGGAATTAGGAGGAACACTGAAGAATGTGATAGCGATCGCAGCTGGTGTATGTGATGGCTTACAATTGGGAACCAACGCCAAAGCAGCTTTAGTTACCCGTGGACTTACAGAGATGGTTCGCATCGGTAATTTTTTAGGTGCGAAGACGGAAACTTTTTATGGTTTGTCAGGTCTGGGAGATTTGTTAGCTACTTGCAATAGTCCTTTAAGTCGTAACTACCAAGTCGGCTATCAAATGGCTTGTGGTCAAAGCCTGACAAATATTCTGGCTAATTTGCCAGGTACAGCTGAGGGAGTCAATACTTGCCAAGTTTTGATGCAATTAGCCCAGAAACAAAATATCTATATGCCCATCACTGAACAAGTTTATCGGTTACTTCAGGGTGAAGTTACCCCTCAACAAGCACTTGATGAACTGATGCTACGCGACATCAAGCCAGAGTATCACTGAGAAAGTTAAAAGTAAAAATCCGCAAGGCAGTATGAAATTTCATACTTCATTGGCTTTTCTTTTTACCTCCACTGATTCCCAAGAAATCCTGAGACAGAAAATAGTAAATCGTCAGGAAATTAGTTTTAAAGCCATGTAGATATGACTAACCAGATGTTAAACATAACTTTACTGAAAGATGTTTATACCAGTTAGCAAAGTAACATTTATCACTTATTAAGTTGAAATACTGACTAGGTAGCTCAGAAATTAAAGCCTATCTGTAGATTTGAATAGCTATTGGTTCAATCAAATGTTCAGCTGCTGAAGGATTTCGGCATTTAATGTTGGAAACACTAGTGCAGTTTTTGAAAAAAAATTGTATTGGAATCCTCTACCGTGTTATTTCATCTTGAATCACGGGAACAATAGCAACAGTTGATTTTGATTAGCTGACCCTTCGGGTTCTATTTCTAGAACCCATTCGGGGAACGCAGTCGCCTAGATTGGGGAAACCCTTCTACAGCGCTGACTCACCGTAATCTATTGTTACCTGGAGCCATTGAGACGATATGCCAGCAACATCTTTTTACCCGGATGCCGCCTACAATTCCCAAAAGTCCCGCCAGGTTTTAGACCCAGATATCACTGTTGACGACGGGGATTTGTCGGTCGAAGATCTCCAAGATTTGGAGATCGTTTCTGTTGACCCTGCTAGTTTTGGCGCAAATAATAACCGCCGCAGCACAGACCTGGTACGTCTATACCTCCAGGAAATTGGACGAGTCCGGTTGTTGGGGCGTGATGAAGAAGTTTCAGAAGCTCAAAAAGTTCAGCGTTACCTACGGATGCGGACAGTACTTGCTAATGCCGCCAAGCAAGGTGATGCCGTAGTTTCGCCCTATCTACGATTAATTGAAGTTCAAGAACGTTTAGCATCTGAACTCGGCCACCGTCCATCTTTAGAAAGATGGGCTGCTACTGCTGGCGTACAGTTGTCTGATCTCAAGCCAACTTTGTCAGAAGGCAAACGCCGTTGGGCTGAAATTGCCAAGATTACAGTAGAAGAATTGGAGCAAATTCAGTCTCAAGGACTGCAATCTAAAGAACACATGATCAAGGCGAACCTGCGTCTTGTGGTTTCTGTTGCGAAGAAATACCAAAATCGTGGTTTGGAATTATTGGATTTAGTTCAAGAAGGGACTCTTGGTTTAGAAAGAGCCGTAGAAAAATTTGATCCAACTAAAGGCTATCGCTTTAGTACTTATGCTTACTGGTGGATTCGCCAAGGGATTACAAGAGCGATCGCTACTTCTAGTCGCACTATTCGCCTCCCGGTTCATATTACAGAAAAATTAAACAAAATTAAAAAAGCGCAACGTAAAATTGCTCAAGAAAAAGGTCGGACTCCTACCTTAGAAGACTTGGCAATTGAATTAGAAATGACCCCATCTCAAGTCAGAGAAGTGTTACTCCGAGTTCCTCGTTCTGTTTCTTTAGAAACCAAAGTGGGTAAAGACAAAGATACAGAGTTAGGAGAATTGCTGGAAACCGATAGCGTGACTCCAGAAGAAATGTTAATGCGAGAATCTTTACAAAGAGACTTGCAAAATTTATTAGCTGATTTAACTACCCGCGAACGAGATGTAATTTTGATGCGGTTTGGTTTAGCTGATGGTCATCCTTATTCTTTAGCCGAAATTGGCCGCGCCCTTGATTTATCACGGGAACGGGTACGCCAAATTGAATCGAAAGCTTTGCAAAAACTCCGCCAACCCAAGCGCCGTAACTTGATCCGTGACTATTTAGAGTCTCTGAGTTAGTTAATAGTCAATCAGTTAATAGTCAAGGGTCAATGGTAAATAGCAAACAAAATTCTAACTATAGATTGTTGACTTTGGACTTATTTTTCTGAAGAAAATTGCTTTGTTCTCTCCGGCTAGAATTTTTCTCAAGCTTATAAATAATCTTTTGCAGCTAGAGAAACTGACATTTTATTTCCCTACTTCTCAAGGTATTTTGAGGATGGCGATCGCTAATCTAAAATTGCCTTAAGAGTTTGGTTCACAATGTTTGAGCATTTAATAAATATTGTCAATAAGCTTTAGTTGTTGCAAATTGCTCACAACATTTGTTATATTCTCAACTAATAGGCTTTGTTGAGAAAAATTAGTATGACAGTCTACACAACTACTTCACTCAAAGCAGAATTAAATGAAAGAGGCTGGCGTTTAACGCCCCAGCGCGAAGTAATTCTACACATTTTTCAAGAACTTCCGCAAGGTGAACACCTCAGTGCGGAGGATCTGTATCATCGCTTGGAAACCGATGGTGAAGGCATCAGCCTCTCAACTATCTATCGGACTTTGAAGCTGATGGCACGGATGGGAATTTTACGGGAATTAGAACTAGGGGAAGGCCACAAACATTACGAAATTAACCAGCCTTACCCCCATCATCACCATCATTTAATCTGTGTGCGGTGCAACAGCACCATTGAGTTTAAAAACGATTCAATTTTAAAAATTGGTGCAAAAACTGCTCAAAAAGAAGGATTTCATCTGCTCGACTGTCAAATGACAATTCATGCAGTATGCCCCAAATGCCAACGGGCATTAATGCCGCTGTAGCACTGGGGCAGGATAACCAAGGAATTTTGGATTTTAAATTTTGGATTTTGGATTGATTAATTAGCCAATCTAAGACTCAATGGGTGATAGACCAAAAAAATCTAAAATTGGCAGAGTTATCGGAGGGAAGCAACGGATTGGTGATTCACATTGATAAATATAAGCGGATGTTAAAAGCGTCCGCTTCTAATATCACTGAGACTGACACCGTAAAATTCCTGAGCTTGCTTAATTGCTTTTTTTGTATCATCGGCCATGACACCGTTGAGCTTACCTTTATAAAAGCCCTTGTCTCGCAGTCGTCGTTGAATTTCTAAAACACTAAAGTCACTCTTCGGCGCATTGTTCACCTTGCTATATAGCCTAGCTCTGGTGGTGGGGCCAGCAATTCCACTGGCGGCCAAGTAATTATCGGCTTGGAAGCGACGTACCGCATCTGAGGTATAAGAACCAAAGTAACCATTTGGTTCCCCCTGTAAATATCCAGCTTTAATTAATTGTTCTTGCACAACTCTGACAGCTTCACCGCGATCGCCCATACGAAGATTATCTCGATCAGCTGCTCGTTTTGGCGGAGTATCTTCACCATAACCTACACCTCTTCCTGGCAGTTTGCTGAGAGTTGCCGGGCCAACAATCCCATCAACGTCTAACTTATAAGCATCTTGGAAACGCTTCACAGATTCTTCTGTAATTGGGCCAAAGATCCCTGTAGAATTCCCGTAGTAATAACCTGCTACCCGTAAGCGTTCTTGCAAAATCCTGACTTCTTCCCCTTCATCACCTTTCATGAGGTATTGAGAACTGCTGCGCTTGGTAGCTTGGGTTGCAGTTGTTCTGGTTGATGTACTAGTAGCCGCAACTCTAGTTGTTTTGGCGGGTGTACTAGCAGTCGCCACTGTAGTTGTTTGAGATGTCCGCACAACTGTTGGTTTTTTTGCTTGGCTACTTGCTGATGATTTACGCCAGTTATCTAATTTTTGCAGGGTGCTGGCTCCCATCACCCCATCAATTGGTAAACCCGCCGCTTTTTGGAAGCGTCTAACAGCTTCTTCGGTGGGAAAGTCATAAACTTGGGTGATTTGTGCTTGATAAAAGCCTGCTTGTTGCAGCTTTTGTTGCAGATTTCTGACAGAAGGCCCTTGATCTCCTCTTTCTAGAGCCAAGACACTATTGACACTACTGAGAATAGACAAGGTAAGCGCCAGAGGTAACATATACTTCCAAGCTTTACCAGAAAGTTTCCTCCAGTCTGGTGCTGAGGCTTTGTCTAACAAATCACTCAGCAACACCAAGTCACTGGATTCACAGTCTTCATAGGCAAATGCTAGGTGCAAATATGCAAGATTGTCCATAGTTCATTCCTACACCATTAATATTTATCTGGGATGTATTTTTCTTCGATGGCTGCTTCGGCTTGATGTACTAAATTTCTTAAATTTTCTAGTGTCAGTATATCCACATCTTCCCATAAACCGCGCTTGTGTGCTTCAAGTAATCGTTCAGCAATATCACGCAACGCATGAGGATTATTGTACTGAATAAATGCTGAAATGGTTGTATCAAATAAATAAGACTCTGCTATACCTTGATACATATAGTCTTCTACGCATTTAGTTGTGGCATCGTAGGCAAATAAAAAATCAACGGTTGCTGACATTTCAAAGGCACCTTTATAACCGTGGCGCATAACTCCGGCAATCCACTTAGGATTAACCACGCGAGAACGATACACCCGCGCAATTTCTTCTTTGAGTTGACGAATGCGGGGATTAGCCGGAATTGAATTATCACCAAAATAAATTTGCGGATTTTTACCTTGGAGAGAACGGGCGGCGACTGTTAAACCACCTTGAAACTGATAATAATCATCAGAATCCAGCAAGTCGTGTTCGCGGTTATCTTGGTTGTGCAGGACAATTTGCATTTGCTGTAAACGCTGCTCAAATGCTTCTGGTGCAGCAATTCCGGTGAGTTTGCCCTTTTCTTGGGTAGAAGTAGTGCTGGTGTAGGCATAACAACTCCAATTGATATAAGCGCGGGCTAAATCTTGATCATCAGTCCAATTTTGCGATTCAATTAAACCTTGAATTCCTGCACCGTAAGCACCTGGCTGGGAGCCAAAAATGCGATATTGCGATCGCACTGTTGCCTCTTGTTCGCTTAAACCTTGTGTTACCCAATACTTTGTATCTTGCTGAACTTGCACCGCCAAGGGATTTTCTTCTGGCGATTCATCCAAGGCGGCGATCGCTATGACTGCTTGTTCAAATAAATCAATTAAGTTGGGGAAAGCATCGCGGAAAAATCCAGAAATTCTTAAGGTGACATCCACACGGGGACGACCCAAAATCGATAACGGTAAAATTTCAAAATCGACGACTCGTCGCGCTGCACCATCCCACACAGGGCGCACACCCAACAATGCCAAAGCTTCGGCGATGTCATCACCACCAGTCCGCATGGTTGCCGTACCCCACAAAGATAATCCTAGTGTTTTGGGATACTCACCATGTTCTTGGGTGTAAGATTCAATTAAGTTCTCGGCTGCCTTTCTACCGACATCCCAAGCTGTTTCCGTGGGTAAGGCACGGATATCTACTGAGTAAAAGTTTTTGCCTGTGGGCAGAACTTCTGGCCTCCCACGTGTGGGTGCGCCGGAAGCGCCACTGGGGACGTATCCGCCATCAAGTCCGTGGAGTAAGTTGGTGATTTCGGCGGGGGTTTGTTGGAGGGCGGGGAGGAGTTTTGAGTTAATCCAGTTTAGGGTAGTGGAGAGAGGTGAGGGGGGAAGTGTGGGGAGTTGTTCTACTAGTTCGGCGGCTTGTTCTTCTAGGAGTTCGACGACATCGCCGATGGTGCGACAGGATTTTATTTGCACGCAGAGGCGCGGAGGCGCGGAGTGAGAGTTTGGGAGAGTAAATAAGGCACTAAATTCGTCGGTGAGGGGGTCGATGTCTAATCCCCAGGTTTGGGCTAGGGCGCGGGTGATGCCTATAGAATGGCGGTTGGGGATGCGGGCGATCGCAACTATTAAGTCACGTAGTTGTCTACCTTGGGGACATTGCCCAAATATATGCAAGCCGTCGCGGATTTGGGCTTCTTTGAGTTCGCATAGATAGCCATCTAATGAGTTTAAGATTGATAATTCAAAGTTAAAGATGGCTTCTTTGTTTTCTAGTCCTAAATCTAGGTGCAGGTTTTCTTTGATGACGAGTTCACGGATGCGATCGCGGATGGCTGGTAATCTGGAAGGATCTAAACTTTCAGCTTCGTAAAATTCATCAATTAAGTTTTCTAATTGTTGCAAAGCCCCATACAGTTCTGCACGGGTCATTGGAGGTGTGAGGTGGTCGATAATCACGGCTTGGGCGCGGCGTTTGGCTTGGGAACCTTCCCCCGGATCGTTGACGATAAAGGGGTATAAATGGGGCATGGCACCAAAAGCAACTTCGGGGTAACAATCGCTGGATAAAGCCAAGCTTTTCCCTGGTAGCCATTCTAGGTTCCCATGTTTGCCGACGTGGACAATAGCATCAGCCGCAAAGCATTCTCTGACCCAGTAATAAAAAGCTAAATAAGCATGGGTTGGTTCTAAATCAGGGGCGTGATAATTCAAGCTAGGGTCAAGGTCATAACCCCGCGCTGGCTGGATACCGATGAAAATATTGCCGAGTTGAATTCCGGGAATGGGGAATGCTGCTTGACTCCCGACTCCCCAACGTTGATTAATACCTTGCTTGATTGTTTCTGGTAATGAGGCAAAATATTCCTGATATGCTTCACTAGAAAGACTCTGATGTATTGGACGCAACTCTCTAGCTTCTGGGTCATTGGTGACACCATCTGTCAGGCGTTGAATTAATTCGTGACTATCGGTTGGTAAGTTATCTAGTTCATAACCAGCAATTTGTAAGGCTTTGAGGATTTCTACACAACTGGCTGGTGTATCTAACCCGACACCGTTGGCGAGGCGACCGTCTCGGTTGGGATAATTCGCCAAAATTAGGGCAATACGGCGTGCTTGGGGTGGTTTAGTTCTGAGGCGTACCCAATTAGCAGCGAGTTGGGCGACAAATTCAATGCGATCGCTCACTGGTTCATAAACGACTACATCTGTCTCAAGGTC encodes:
- the lipA gene encoding lipoyl synthase; the encoded protein is MTVNQKPDWLRVKAPQWERVGNVKEILRDLALNTVCEEASCPNIGECFNAGTATFLIMGPACTRACPYCDIDFEKKPKPLDPTEPARLAEAVRRMRLNHVVITSVNRDDLPDGGASQFVECITAVRSVSPHTTIEVLIPDLCGNWNALEIILQASPEVLNHNTETVPRLYRRVRPQGKYDRTLELLQRSRQIAPWVYTKSGIMVGLGETDSEIRQVMQDLRAVDCDILTIGQYLQPSQKHLQVDAFITPEQFAAWQAFGEELGFLQVVSSPLTRSSYHAEQVRKLMQRYPRPVLINQ
- a CDS encoding Fur family transcriptional regulator, producing MTVYTTTSLKAELNERGWRLTPQREVILHIFQELPQGEHLSAEDLYHRLETDGEGISLSTIYRTLKLMARMGILRELELGEGHKHYEINQPYPHHHHHLICVRCNSTIEFKNDSILKIGAKTAQKEGFHLLDCQMTIHAVCPKCQRALMPL
- the cobN gene encoding cobaltochelatase subunit CobN — translated: MHRINAKSVGWNQSEGLIFVEQTPAPFVFITAADTDIQTLAAAVTKLPTNFPALRVANLLQLQQQISIDTYSEQILELAEVIVLRLLGGRAYWAYGLEVVQEIVQRNGTTLIVMPGDDALDPELVSQSTVSVDIVNQVWQYFSEGGVNNFVNALKFIADTCLETSFNSLPPQIVPRVGLYEWGDKEEENSQISKVGILFYRAHYLSGNTKVIDALCTALVQKNLQPIPIFVSSLRDPSVQDELKEFFQPKDAEQIAILLNTTSFSLARLDTEAPETELWQNLDVPVLQVILSGGSVEQWESLSQGLSPRDIAMNVALPEVDGRIISRAVSFKALQTRNSDLETDVVVYEPVSDRIEFVAQLAANWVRLRTKPPQARRIALILANYPNRDGRLANGVGLDTPASCVEILKALQIAGYELDNLPTDSHELIQRLTDGVTNDPEARELRPIHQSLSSEAYQEYFASLPETIKQGINQRWGVGSQAAFPIPGIQLGNIFIGIQPARGYDLDPSLNYHAPDLEPTHAYLAFYYWVRECFAADAIVHVGKHGNLEWLPGKSLALSSDCYPEVAFGAMPHLYPFIVNDPGEGSQAKRRAQAVIIDHLTPPMTRAELYGALQQLENLIDEFYEAESLDPSRLPAIRDRIRELVIKENLHLDLGLENKEAIFNFELSILNSLDGYLCELKEAQIRDGLHIFGQCPQGRQLRDLIVAIARIPNRHSIGITRALAQTWGLDIDPLTDEFSALFTLPNSHSAPPRLCVQIKSCRTIGDVVELLEEQAAELVEQLPTLPPSPLSTTLNWINSKLLPALQQTPAEITNLLHGLDGGYVPSGASGAPTRGRPEVLPTGKNFYSVDIRALPTETAWDVGRKAAENLIESYTQEHGEYPKTLGLSLWGTATMRTGGDDIAEALALLGVRPVWDGAARRVVDFEILPLSILGRPRVDVTLRISGFFRDAFPNLIDLFEQAVIAIAALDESPEENPLAVQVQQDTKYWVTQGLSEQEATVRSQYRIFGSQPGAYGAGIQGLIESQNWTDDQDLARAYINWSCYAYTSTTSTQEKGKLTGIAAPEAFEQRLQQMQIVLHNQDNREHDLLDSDDYYQFQGGLTVAARSLQGKNPQIYFGDNSIPANPRIRQLKEEIARVYRSRVVNPKWIAGVMRHGYKGAFEMSATVDFLFAYDATTKCVEDYMYQGIAESYLFDTTISAFIQYNNPHALRDIAERLLEAHKRGLWEDVDILTLENLRNLVHQAEAAIEEKYIPDKY
- a CDS encoding peptidoglycan-binding protein, translating into MDNLAYLHLAFAYEDCESSDLVLLSDLLDKASAPDWRKLSGKAWKYMLPLALTLSILSSVNSVLALERGDQGPSVRNLQQKLQQAGFYQAQITQVYDFPTEEAVRRFQKAAGLPIDGVMGASTLQKLDNWRKSSASSQAKKPTVVRTSQTTTVATASTPAKTTRVAATSTSTRTTATQATKRSSSQYLMKGDEGEEVRILQERLRVAGYYYGNSTGIFGPITEESVKRFQDAYKLDVDGIVGPATLSKLPGRGVGYGEDTPPKRAADRDNLRMGDRGEAVRVVQEQLIKAGYLQGEPNGYFGSYTSDAVRRFQADNYLAASGIAGPTTRARLYSKVNNAPKSDFSVLEIQRRLRDKGFYKGKLNGVMADDTKKAIKQAQEFYGVSLSDIRSGRF
- a CDS encoding NAD(P)H-dependent glycerol-3-phosphate dehydrogenase; this encodes MQEITIAILGAGAWGTALANLAAANGHSVRLWSRQGTKTLEAVIQDAHIVLSAISMKGVRIVASQVQSYLLSPETIFVTATKGLDPQSSATPTQIWQAAFPHHAVVVLSGPNLSAEIQQSLPAATVVASNNITAAERVQLIFSAPRFRVYTNPDPLGVELGGTLKNVIAIAAGVCDGLQLGTNAKAALVTRGLTEMVRIGNFLGAKTETFYGLSGLGDLLATCNSPLSRNYQVGYQMACGQSLTNILANLPGTAEGVNTCQVLMQLAQKQNIYMPITEQVYRLLQGEVTPQQALDELMLRDIKPEYH
- a CDS encoding PqqD family peptide modification chaperone, with protein sequence MLTKLSSSENLSVVASREQICSELQGEVVILDIKSGAYYGLNQVGASIWNFIQSPKTIQEIQDAILAEYEVAAEVCKLDISALLEDLAAKGLIEIKNEVSA
- the sigC gene encoding RNA polymerase sigma factor SigC, which produces MPATSFYPDAAYNSQKSRQVLDPDITVDDGDLSVEDLQDLEIVSVDPASFGANNNRRSTDLVRLYLQEIGRVRLLGRDEEVSEAQKVQRYLRMRTVLANAAKQGDAVVSPYLRLIEVQERLASELGHRPSLERWAATAGVQLSDLKPTLSEGKRRWAEIAKITVEELEQIQSQGLQSKEHMIKANLRLVVSVAKKYQNRGLELLDLVQEGTLGLERAVEKFDPTKGYRFSTYAYWWIRQGITRAIATSSRTIRLPVHITEKLNKIKKAQRKIAQEKGRTPTLEDLAIELEMTPSQVREVLLRVPRSVSLETKVGKDKDTELGELLETDSVTPEEMLMRESLQRDLQNLLADLTTRERDVILMRFGLADGHPYSLAEIGRALDLSRERVRQIESKALQKLRQPKRRNLIRDYLESLS